The genomic window CGGGCGCCCTTCCGCGAACTCCTCCGGGGTGCCCGGCTCCGGGAACGGCGGCACGACATGGTCGAAGTAGCCGTCGTTCTCGTCGTACATCAGCAGGAAGACGGTGTGCTTCCACACATCGGGGTTGGAGAACAGCGACTGCAGCGCCGTGTTGACCCAGTGCGCGCCGTAGTTCGGGCCCGCCTCCGGGTGCTCGCAGAAGAGATAGGGCGCGACCAGCCAGGAGACCGTCGGCAGCGTGCCGTCCTTGCAGTGCGCGTCGAAGGCGGTCAGATCGAACTTGGTCATCGCGTTGACGTACCGCGGGTCGTCCTTCGGGAACCGGTGGAACTGGCCGAAGTACGAGAGCCCGTTGTCGTCGTAGTCGCCGTACCGCTCGTCCTTCGACGGATTGTGGTAGACGCGCCAGCTGACCCCGGCGTCCTCCAGCCGCTCGGCGTACGTCGTCCAGTCCGCGACCGGGTTGTCGGTCACCGGCGTGTTGTCGGTCCAGGGGCCGGTCGTACCGTCCTTGCCGGGGCCGCAGGAACCCGACCACAGGTAGAGGCGGTTGGGGTCGGTCGGACCCGCCTGCGAACAGAAGTACGCATCGCAGACCGTGAAGGCGTCGGCGAGGGCGAACTGGTAGGGGATGTCCTCGCGGGTGAAGTAGCCCATCGTCCGCTCGCCCTTGGAGGCGATCCACTTGTTCATCGCGCCGCCGTTGATCGCGGTGTGGCCGGTGCCCCAGTCGTGCGGGAGCCCGGACGCGTTCTGGGCGTTGTACTTCGTCGTGTCCATGCGGTACGGCAGCATGAAGCCGTCGGCGCGGCCGGGGGCCGGCTGCTTGAAGACGGAGTCGCCGTTCGGGAAGGTCAGCGCCTGACGGTCGTCGAAGCCCCGGACACCGCTCAGGGTGCCGAAGTAGTGGTCGAAGCTGCGGTTCTCCTGCATCAGGATCACCACGTGCTTCACGTCCTCGACGGACCCGCGGGGTCTGGATGCGGCCGATGCGGCCGCCTCGGGCACACCGACGGCGGCAGCGGCGGCGGTTGCGGCGGACGCGCCGACGAAGGCGCGGCGGCTCAGCGGAGTCATGGGATGGCAGTCCTTCGGTGCGTGGATGCGGCGTCAGCGGAGGGAGAAGGTGACGGCGGGCGCCGCGTGGTCGGACGGCCAGCCGTTCCCGGCGGCGTCCGGGACCGGCCGCGGCCAGCCGGTGCAGAGGGTGTACGCCCCCTCGACGCGCAGCGGCCCGGCGTACTGGACCTGGTCGATCCGGTCCCGCGGCTCGTCGGGGCGTACCGGCGACCAGGTGGTGCCCGGCTGCCGCGCGGCGTTCGGGTTCTCGTCGCGGAAGGCGTCGGTCAGCCCCGCCCGGCCGAGCGCCACCGTGACGGGCCAGCGCACGACCGCGGTCCTGCCCCTGCGGGCCGGGCGGTCCAGGTGCGACGGGGAGGCGAGCCCGGCCGCGAGGACCACCGGTGTCGTGCGGGAGGCGGCGAGGTCGGACTTCATCGCGGCGAGCAGCGCCCCGGCCTGCCGGTAGCGGACGCTGTTCACCTCGGCCGCCTCGACCTCGGCGGCGGTGCGCCCGTCCCGCAGCGCGTACGGGCCGTACGCCGCCTCGTCGAGCTGCGCCGCCCACAGCCGTACGGTGCGGTCGCCCGGCAGCCGGAGGGTGGCCGCCACCGCGGGCAGATCCGTGAGCGGCGCCGTGGTGCCGGCCAGCGGGAAGCGGCTGATCAGTCCGACCCCGGCCGGGCTGTCGTAGAAGTGCCAGCCAAGCGCCCGGGCGAGCGGCTCGGCTGCGGTGCCGCCGGTCTCCTGGAGCGCGACGGCGTCGAGCCGCTGCCCGAGGACCAGCCGCAGCAGTTTCTCGTGGCTGTCGGCGGTGTTGCGGCCGGCCTCCCAGAGGTTGAGCGACGCGACGGTCAGCCGGGTGCGGGCGGCGGGCGTCCGTACCGGGACCTGCACGGTCACGGTGTCGGTCCCGCCCGCGCTGTCCTTCACACCGATCGTGATCCGGGCGGGACGGGCGGTCGGGAGTGCGGGCGCCGTGCCGCTGATCGTGCCGTCGGAGGAGACACCCAGCCAGGAGTCGCCGGCCAGCCGGCGGAAGGACGGGGCTCCGGAGGCGTTGCCCTGCGGGCGGATCCAGAGCGGGCCGAGGACGACGGAGACCCGGGACCCGGCCGCGTACTCACCGGTCGTGAACGAGTCGACGACGCAGTGCGGGGGTGTGACGGGCGGCCTGAGCGCGATGGTGAAGGGCTCGGTCCGCGTGAGGATGTCGTACCCGTCCGTGGCCAGCAGATACGCGGTGTACGTACCCTCGCCGAGGCCGGTGGTGTCGAGGGTGATCTCGCCGGAAGCCGTCGTGACGTACTCCCAGACCAGTGAGGAGCCGACGCCGGGCCTGCGGTCGCCGTCGTAGATCCCGATCCAGTTCTTCGGGTGGGGCGCGTCGGTGGACCAGCGGAAGGTCAGCCGGTCGCCTTCGCGCGGGCTCGTGGGCGAGACCAGCGACAGGGTGTGCGGCAGAGTGCTGTCGCTGCCTGCGGCAGCGGCGGTTCTGAGTGGGGACACCGGAGTGAACGTCCTCTCCGCCCGGGGAGGTACACCCCCGGTGCCAGAAGTTGTTTGGACAACTTCGCTCAGTGAGTCAGCCCCTGGCGCACTCGGAGTGAACGGGGCGTGACCGATGACCGGAGCGCGGCGGAACAGGGACTGGTGCCGGAGCGCGGCGACCGCCGGACGGGGCGCCGGGACGGTGAGCGGAGAGCCCCGGGGACCGGCGGTGCGGGGTGCCGTGGCGGTGAGCGGAGAGCCCCGGGGACCGGTGGACGGGAGTCCGGAGACCAGACGGCGCGGGAGCCCCGGGACCGGCGGTGCGGGAGCCCGGGGACCGGCGGTGCGGGAGCGGCGGCAGAGCGTTTCGCGGGGAGGGGCGGCGGCCCCATAGGATTGGGCCAAAACCATCGCACTCACCCCTGAGGATCGCTGCATGCCTGGCATCACGCGCGAGGAGGTCGCCCACCTCGCCCGGCTGGCGCGTCTGGAGCTGAAGGACGAAGAGCTCGACCACTTCGCCGGACAGCTCGACGACATCATCGGCGCGGTCGCCCGCGTCTCCGAGGTCGCCGACCAAGACGTACCGCCGACCTCCCACCCGCTGCCGCTGACCAACGTCATGCGCGCGGACGAGGTCCGTCCTTCGCTCACCCCCGAGCAGGCGCTCTCCGGCGCGCCGGCACAGGAGCAGCAGCGTTTCAAGGTGCCGCAGATCCTGGGGGAGGAGTAACAGCCATGACGGACAGCACCATCATCAAGCTCACCGCGGCGGAGATCGCCGCGAGGATCGCCTCCGGCGAGCTCACCGCCGTCGAGGTCACCGAGGCGCACCTCGCCCGGATCGACGCCGTCGACGAGAAGGTCAACGCCTTCCTGCACATCGACCGTGAGGGCGCGCTGGCGCAGGCCCGCGCCGTCGACGAGAAGCGCGAGCGCGGCGAGAAGCTCGGCCCGCTGGCCGGCGTGCCGCTCGCGCTGAAGGACATCTTCACCACCCAGGGCATTCCGACCACGGTCGGCTCCAAGATCCTGGAAGGCTGGATCCCGCCGTACGACGCCACCCTGACGCGCAGGCTGAAGGAGGCCGACGTCGTCATCCTCGGCAAGACCAACATGGACGAGTTCGCCATGGGGTCCTCCACCGAGAACAGCGCGTACGGCCCGACCGGCAACCCCTGGGACCTGACCCGGATCCCCGGCGGCTCCGGCGGCGGCTCGTCCGCCGCCCTCGCCTCGTACCAGGCACCGCTGGCCATCGGCACGGACACCGGCGGCTCCATCCGCCAGCCCGCCGCCGTCACCGGCACCGTCGGCGTCAAGCCGACCTACGGCGGCGTCTCCCGCTACGGCATGGTCGCCTTCTCCTCCTCGCTCGACCAGGGCGGCCCGTGCGCGCGTACGGTCCTGGACGCGGCCCTGCTGCACGAGGTCATCGGCGGGCACGACCCGCTGGACTCGACCTCCATCGACGCTCCCGTCCCGCCGGTCGTCGAGGCCGCCCGCAACGGCTCGGTCGCCGGGATGCGCGTCGGTGTCGTCAAGCAGTTCCGCGGCGAGGGCTACCAGGCCGGCGTCGTGCAGCGCTTCGACGAGTCCGTCGAACTCCTCAAGGGGCTGGGCGCCGAGATCGTCGAGCTGGACTGCCCGTCCTTCGACCTCGCGCTCTCCGCGTACTACCTGATCGCGCCGTCCGAGTGCTCCTCGAACCTCGCGCGCTTCGACGCCATGCGCTACGGCCTGCGCGTCGGCGACGACGGCACCAAGTCCGCCGAGGACGTCACCGCCCTCACCCGTGAGGCCGGCTTCGGCGACGAGGTCAAGCGCCGCATCATGCTCGGCACGTACGCCCTGTCGTCCGGCTACTACGACGCGTACTACGGCAGCGCCCAGAAGGTCCGTACGCTCATCAAGCAGGACTTCGAGAAGGCGTTCGAGCAGGTCGACGTGATCGTCTCGCCGACGACCCCGACCACGGCCTTCCCGATCGGCGAGCGCGCCGACGACCCGATGGCCATGTACCTCGCGGACCTGTGCACCATCCCGACCAACCTGGCGGGCAACGCGGCGATGTCGCTGCCCTGCGGTCTGGCCCCGGAGGACAACCTTCCGGTCGGTCTCCAGATCATCGCGCCCGCCCTGCAGGACGACCGCCTCTACAAGGTGGGTGCGGCGGTCGAGGCCGCCTTCGTGGAAAAGTGGGGGCACCCGCTGCTGGAGGAGGCACCGTCACTGTGAGCGCACTGCAGAAGGCCAAGGGTTTCAAGAAGTCCCGCACCGGGACCTACGTGTCCATGGCCACCACCGCCTTCGGAGCCGTCGGCGTCGCGAAGCAGGCCAAGAAGGCCCGCATGGAGCACGACACGCTCCGGCTGATCGACGCTGCCGTGTCCGCCGCCGCCATCATCACCGGACTCGCCATCCTCTACCGGGAGCTCAGGCGCCTGGGCGACGACGACGTCCTGCTGGGCTGAGAGGGAAGTTTCACCGTGACCGTCACGACTGACCTGGTGTCGTACGAGGACGCTCTTGCGTCCTACGACCCCGTCATGGGCCTGGAGGTCCATGTCGAACTCGGCACCAGGACCAAGATGTTCTGCGGCTGCTCGACCGAGCTGGGCGCCGAGCCCAACTCGCAGACCTGCCCCACCTGCCTCGGCCTGCCCGGCTCGCTGCCGGTGATGAACGCCGTGGGCGTCGAGTCCGCCATCAAGATCGGCCTCGCGCTGCACTGCGAGATCGCCGAGTGGTGCCGCTTCGCCCGGAAGAACTACTTCTATCCGGACATGCCGAAGAACTTCCAGACCTCGCAGTACGACGAGCCGATCGCCTTCAACGGCTATCTGGACGTCCAGCTGGAGGACGGCGAGGTCTTCCGCGTGGAGATCGAGCGCGCCCACATGGAGGAGGACACCGGCAAGTCGACGCACGTCGGCGGCGCCACCGGCCGTATCCACGGCGCGTCCCACTCCCTGCTCGACTACAACCGCGCCGGCATCCCGCTGATCGAGATCGTCACCAAGCCGATCGTCGGCGCCGGTGACCGTGCACCCGAGGTCGCGAAGGCGTACGTCACCGAGCTGCGCGAGCTCATCCGGGCCCTCGGGGTCTCCGAGGCCCGTATGGAGATGGGCCAGATGCGCTGCGACGTGAACCTCTCGCTGCGGCCCAACGGCACCGAGAAGTTCGGCACCCGCTCCGAGACGAAGAACGTCAACTCGCTGCGGTCGGTCGAGCGCGCGGTCCGCTTCGAGGTCATGCGCCACGCGGCGGTGCTCTCTTCGGGCGGCACGATCGTCCAGGAGACCCGTCACTTCCACGAGGAGGACGGCTCGACCACGTCCGGGCGGGTCAAGGAGGAGGCCGAGGACTACCGGTACTTCCCGGAGCCCGACCTCGTGCCCGTCGCCCCGTCCCGTGAGTGGGTCGAGGAACTGCGGGCCGTGCTCCCCGAGCTGCCGCGCGTGCGCCGCAACCGGCTCCGCGAGGAGTGGGGCGTCGCCGAGCACGACATGCAGTCGATCCTCAACGCGGGCGCGGTCGACCTGATCGAGGCCACGATCGCGGCGGGCGCCGACTCCGTCTCCGCCCGCAAGTGGTGGATGGGCGAGCTGGCGCGCAACGCCAACGAGGCGGGTACGTCGCTCGACGAGCTGGCCATCACGCCGGAGCAGGTCGCCCGGGTGTCGGCGCTGGTCGCCGACGGTTCGCTCAACGACAAGCTGGCCCGCCAGGTGATCGAAGGCGTCCTCGCCGGCGAGGGCGACCCGGACACCGTCGTGGAGAAGCGCGGCCTGAAGGTCGTCTCGGACGAGGGTGCGCTCGGCGCGGCCGTCGACGAGGCGATCGCCGGCAATGCGGCGATCGCGGACAAGATCCGCGCCGGCAAGGTCGCGGCGGCCGGTGCCCTGGTCGGCGCGGTCATGAAGGCCACCCGCGGCCAGGCCGACGCGGCCCGCGTCAAGGAGCTGATCCTGGAGAAGCTGGGCGTCAGCGAGGGCTGAGCGGACCGGTTCTGCACGGGGAGGGGCGGGACGCCGACGGCGTCCCGCCCCTCCCTGCGCCGGGACGGCGGTGCGCGGCGCGCGGTGCGGCGCGGCGGACCGGTCGGCGCGACGCGGCCGGGGAGCCGCGGCCGGGGAGCCGTGCTCAGGGTCAGGGCGTGCGTATGCCCAGGCCCGGAAGCCACAGCTCGCCGCGGTTGTTGACGCCGATGTCCTGGGCCGACAGCTCGTCCGGAGCGACCGCTCCGCGGGTGCGGAGCTCGGTGACCGTCAGACGAGCGGTCACGGCGGGCGAGGCCTCGTGGGTCTCGGGGAAGGCCGACTGCCACCAGCCCCGGTCGTGGGTGTGCCAGCCGCGCTCCCACATCTGCCGCGCATGCTCCGGGCCCTGCCCCGCGTCCCGGTCGTCGACGGCCACCGCCAGCCCCTCGTCCGGGCTGTAGGACACGACCAGCTGCCGGTGCGGGTCCCGGCCGGAAACGAGCGTGAAGCCGGCCCACTCTCCCGGCACCTGCACCGGCAGCTGCTCGGCCCAGGCCGCGAGCATCAACCCCAGGGCTCTCTCCAGGTCCTCCCATGAACCGGCGAGCGGAGCGGCGGGGCGGACGGCCGGGCACTCCCCGGGGCCGCTCCGGTACAACTGCCAGCAGTACGGCAGGAGACCGACGTCGTGCGGCTCGGCCGCCGACCAGGCCCCGCCCCATGCGAAGCGCCGGTGCTCGTCCTCCTCCAGCGCCTCGGGCCGGTGCACCGACAGCCCGGCGCCGAACCGGTCGCCGGCCAGCAGGACCAGTCGGCGGCCGTCGCGCCAGCGGACGCTCGGCCCGCGCGTCGAGCCGCCGTACAGCGTCGGCTCGCCGATCCTGGCCACGATCGACCCGTACACCTCGCGGAACGCCTCGCGCCGCTGCACGGGCGCCGCCCCCGCCTCGTACGACACGACCGTCACCGGCGGGCGGCCGAAGTGTGCCTCCGGTCTGTCGTGCAGCAGCTCCGCCAGCCGCGCCGCCTCCGCGGGCGTGCCGATGGTGATGATCTCCGATTCCCCCGTGTGAGATGCCCCCGAGTTGGTCATGTGCCCATGCTGCCAGGCGCTGCTGACAACGATGCCATTTCCCGGGATTGCCTTGTCCCACCGCCGCGTTGATCGCATGGCGTGATCTCGCCGGGACTCCCCGGAGCGCCACTTGGACGTTCATGCGGCAGTCGTCCGTGGGCCTTTCGTCCGCCATCTGCCCTCACTAGCTTCCCGGCCACAACGCTTGACTCGGGAGGATCACTTGGCCACGGACATCTCACGGCGACGGCTGTTCGCACTCGGCGGAGGCGCCCTCGGTGCCGCGGCCGCCGGGTCCCTGCTGCCGCCCTCCCTGCAGGCGGCGCTGGCGGCCGAACCGCCCTCCGGCGGTCTCCGCGCGATCAAGCACGTGGTCGTCCTGATGCAGGAGAACCGCTCTTTCGACCATTACTTCGGCACCCTCCGCGGTGTCCGGGGCTTCGGCGACCGCAACGCCATCGAACTCCCCACCGGGAAGACGGTGTTCGAGCAGCCGGACGCGCAGCGCACCGTGCTGCCCTTCCCGGTCCGCGACGCCGCCGAGGCGCAGCAGAAGGACCTCCAGTACATCGGCGATCTCGACCATTCCTGGAGCGGCGGGGCCAGGGCCTGGCGCGAGGGCTGGATGGACGGCTGGATCGCGGCCAAGTCCGCGGCGACCATGGCGTACTACGACCGCCGTGACATCCCGCTGCACTACGAGCTGGCCGACACGTTCACCATCTGCGACGCCTACCACTCCTCGGTCCACACCTCGACGAGCCCCAACCGCAACCATCTGTGGAGCGGCTGGACGGGCTTCGAGGCCGACGGCAGCAGGGCCGTGACCAACGCCGCGTACTCCGAGGGCAGCCACCCCGGCTACCCGTGGCCCACGTACGCCGAGCGGCTGGAGAAGGCCGGCCGCACCTGGAAGACGTACCAGGAGTGGGAGAACTTCACCGACAACAACATCGAGTTCTTCACCACCT from Streptomyces sp. FIT100 includes these protein-coding regions:
- the gatA gene encoding Asp-tRNA(Asn)/Glu-tRNA(Gln) amidotransferase subunit GatA, whose protein sequence is MTDSTIIKLTAAEIAARIASGELTAVEVTEAHLARIDAVDEKVNAFLHIDREGALAQARAVDEKRERGEKLGPLAGVPLALKDIFTTQGIPTTVGSKILEGWIPPYDATLTRRLKEADVVILGKTNMDEFAMGSSTENSAYGPTGNPWDLTRIPGGSGGGSSAALASYQAPLAIGTDTGGSIRQPAAVTGTVGVKPTYGGVSRYGMVAFSSSLDQGGPCARTVLDAALLHEVIGGHDPLDSTSIDAPVPPVVEAARNGSVAGMRVGVVKQFRGEGYQAGVVQRFDESVELLKGLGAEIVELDCPSFDLALSAYYLIAPSECSSNLARFDAMRYGLRVGDDGTKSAEDVTALTREAGFGDEVKRRIMLGTYALSSGYYDAYYGSAQKVRTLIKQDFEKAFEQVDVIVSPTTPTTAFPIGERADDPMAMYLADLCTIPTNLAGNAAMSLPCGLAPEDNLPVGLQIIAPALQDDRLYKVGAAVEAAFVEKWGHPLLEEAPSL
- a CDS encoding phosphocholine-specific phospholipase C; its protein translation is MTPLSRRAFVGASAATAAAAAVGVPEAAASAASRPRGSVEDVKHVVILMQENRSFDHYFGTLSGVRGFDDRQALTFPNGDSVFKQPAPGRADGFMLPYRMDTTKYNAQNASGLPHDWGTGHTAINGGAMNKWIASKGERTMGYFTREDIPYQFALADAFTVCDAYFCSQAGPTDPNRLYLWSGSCGPGKDGTTGPWTDNTPVTDNPVADWTTYAERLEDAGVSWRVYHNPSKDERYGDYDDNGLSYFGQFHRFPKDDPRYVNAMTKFDLTAFDAHCKDGTLPTVSWLVAPYLFCEHPEAGPNYGAHWVNTALQSLFSNPDVWKHTVFLLMYDENDGYFDHVVPPFPEPGTPEEFAEGRPIGLGNRVPLWAISPWSRGGYVNSQVFDHTSVVRFLEVVTGVREPNISDWRRAVCGDLTTCFDFTSPDYTVPWLPDTNELMAKADAANALPAVKLPPSGGQSMATQEPGTRPHRPLPYRPWAEVTVDRETGKVVCTLANHGKETFHFTVLPNAVKPFTGTPFTVAPGASKTYTWDTSETDGRYDFTVMGADGFVRRFSGTVVPQGREAGAPVPSVTASLHGHRPERATVELAFSNPGASEVSFTVTPDGDPKAARTVWVGPGDRSSLTWQIRHGRYDLEVTAANGSRFVRRYAGTVHAL
- the gatB gene encoding Asp-tRNA(Asn)/Glu-tRNA(Gln) amidotransferase subunit GatB, with amino-acid sequence MTVTTDLVSYEDALASYDPVMGLEVHVELGTRTKMFCGCSTELGAEPNSQTCPTCLGLPGSLPVMNAVGVESAIKIGLALHCEIAEWCRFARKNYFYPDMPKNFQTSQYDEPIAFNGYLDVQLEDGEVFRVEIERAHMEEDTGKSTHVGGATGRIHGASHSLLDYNRAGIPLIEIVTKPIVGAGDRAPEVAKAYVTELRELIRALGVSEARMEMGQMRCDVNLSLRPNGTEKFGTRSETKNVNSLRSVERAVRFEVMRHAAVLSSGGTIVQETRHFHEEDGSTTSGRVKEEAEDYRYFPEPDLVPVAPSREWVEELRAVLPELPRVRRNRLREEWGVAEHDMQSILNAGAVDLIEATIAAGADSVSARKWWMGELARNANEAGTSLDELAITPEQVARVSALVADGSLNDKLARQVIEGVLAGEGDPDTVVEKRGLKVVSDEGALGAAVDEAIAGNAAIADKIRAGKVAAAGALVGAVMKATRGQADAARVKELILEKLGVSEG
- a CDS encoding endonuclease/exonuclease/phosphatase family protein; translation: MSPLRTAAAAGSDSTLPHTLSLVSPTSPREGDRLTFRWSTDAPHPKNWIGIYDGDRRPGVGSSLVWEYVTTASGEITLDTTGLGEGTYTAYLLATDGYDILTRTEPFTIALRPPVTPPHCVVDSFTTGEYAAGSRVSVVLGPLWIRPQGNASGAPSFRRLAGDSWLGVSSDGTISGTAPALPTARPARITIGVKDSAGGTDTVTVQVPVRTPAARTRLTVASLNLWEAGRNTADSHEKLLRLVLGQRLDAVALQETGGTAAEPLARALGWHFYDSPAGVGLISRFPLAGTTAPLTDLPAVAATLRLPGDRTVRLWAAQLDEAAYGPYALRDGRTAAEVEAAEVNSVRYRQAGALLAAMKSDLAASRTTPVVLAAGLASPSHLDRPARRGRTAVVRWPVTVALGRAGLTDAFRDENPNAARQPGTTWSPVRPDEPRDRIDQVQYAGPLRVEGAYTLCTGWPRPVPDAAGNGWPSDHAAPAVTFSLR
- the gatC gene encoding Asp-tRNA(Asn)/Glu-tRNA(Gln) amidotransferase subunit GatC, translated to MPGITREEVAHLARLARLELKDEELDHFAGQLDDIIGAVARVSEVADQDVPPTSHPLPLTNVMRADEVRPSLTPEQALSGAPAQEQQRFKVPQILGEE